One part of the Brevundimonas sp. NIBR11 genome encodes these proteins:
- the ndk gene encoding nucleoside-diphosphate kinase, producing the protein MTDRTFSIIKPDATRRNLTGAINAVIEGAGLRIVGQRRIKLTEAQAKKFYEVHAERPFYGELVSQMIAEPVVVQVLEADGAVAKYREVMGATNPEQAAEGTIRKQFALSIGENSVHGSDSDENAKIEIAQFFTDADIVG; encoded by the coding sequence ATGACCGACCGTACCTTCTCGATCATCAAGCCCGACGCGACCCGCCGCAACCTGACGGGCGCGATCAACGCCGTGATCGAAGGCGCCGGCCTGCGCATCGTCGGCCAGCGCCGCATCAAGCTGACCGAGGCCCAGGCCAAGAAATTCTACGAAGTCCACGCCGAGCGTCCCTTCTACGGCGAACTGGTCTCGCAGATGATCGCCGAGCCGGTCGTCGTCCAGGTTCTGGAAGCCGATGGCGCCGTCGCCAAATACCGCGAAGTCATGGGCGCCACCAACCCGGAACAGGCCGCCGAAGGCACCATCCGCAAGCAGTTCGCCCTGTCGATCGGCGAGAACTCGGTCCACGGTTCGGACTCGGACGAGAACGCCAAGATCGAGATCGCCCAGTTCTTCACGGACGCCGACATCGTCGGCTAA